A single Loxodonta africana isolate mLoxAfr1 chromosome 24, mLoxAfr1.hap2, whole genome shotgun sequence DNA region contains:
- the PPDPF gene encoding pancreatic progenitor cell differentiation and proliferation factor, with translation MAAIPSSGSLVATHDYYRRGLGSTSSNGSCGSAEYPGEAIPHRPGLPKADPGHWWASFFFGKAAVPFMATVLESPVHSGPLQTPSGMITCDLTQGTMTKQPGSPPATPAPGPS, from the exons ATGGCAGCCATCCCCTCCAGCGGCTCACTTGTGGCCACCCACGACTATTACCGGC GCGGCCTGGGCTCCACTTCAAGTAATGGCTCCTGTGGAAGTGCTGAGTACCCTGGGGAAGCCATCCCCCACCGCCCAG GGCTTCCCAAAGCTGACCCAGGCCACTGGTGGGCCAGCTTCTTCTTCGGGAAAGCTGCCGTCCCATTCATGGCCACTGTGTTGGAGTCTCCAGTGCACTCAGGACCTCTCCAGACCCCCAGCGGCATGATCACTTGTGACCTGACTCAGGGCACCATGACAAAGCAGCCTGGCAGCCCACCAGCAACACCAGCGCCAGGCCCCTCCTGA
- the LOC100672386 gene encoding protein-tyrosine kinase 6 isoform X1, which translates to MVSRGPLCLYVGLWDFEARTAEELSFRAGDLFHVARKEEEWWWATRLDSADRGLAQGYVPHNYLAEKETVESEPWFFGRISRSEALHRLQADGNETGAFLVRVSEKPGADYVLSVRDKQTVRHYKIWLRAEGGFHLNEAVSFPSLHELVDYHRAQDLSHGLRLTKPCWKHEPKPLPHCDDWERPREQFTLCRKLGSGYFGEVFEGLWKGQVRVAIKVIARDDLHQHTFQAEIQAMKKLRHKHILALYAVASVGDPVYIITELMPKGSLLELLRDSDEKALPVSELVDIATQVADGMYYLESKNYIHRDLAARNILVGDNNICKVGDFGLARLIKEDIYLSHDHNVPYKWTAPEALSRGHYSTKSDVWSFGVLLHEIFSRGQMPYPGMSNHEAFLRVDAGYRMPCPPKCPPTMHKLMLTCWQQDPEQRPSFRALREKLFSFARYENPL; encoded by the exons ATGGTGTCCCGGGGCCCATTGTGCCTGTACGTGGGGCTCTGGGACTTCGAGGCCCGCACGGCTGAGGAGCTGAGCTTCCGGGCAGGAGACCTCTTCCACGTGGCCCGGAAGGAGGAGGAATGGTGGTGGGCCACTCGGCTGGACTCAGCAGACAGGGGCCTGGCCCAGGGCTACGTGCCCCACAACTACTTGGCGGAGAAGGAGACGGTGGAGTCAGAGCC GTGGTTCTTCGGCCGCATCTCTCGCTCCGAGGCCCTGCACCGGCTCCAGGCAGATGGCAACGAGACGGGGGCCTTCCTGGTGAGAGTCAGCGAGAAGCCCGGCGCCGACTATGTACTCTCCG TCCGTGATAAGCAGACCGTGCGGCACTACAAGATCTGGCTGCGTGCCGAGGGTGGCTTCCACCTGAACGAGGCCGTGTCCTTCCCCAGCCTGCATGAGCTTGTGGACTACCATCGTGCCCAGGACCTGTCCCACGGCCTCCGGCTCACCAAGCCCTGCTGGAAG CATGAGCCCAAGCCGCTGCCCCACTGTGACGACTGGGAGCGTCCCAGGGAGCAGTTTACACTCTGCAGGAAGCTGGGCTCCGGTTACTTCGGGGAGGTCTTTGAAGGGCTTTGGAAAGGGCAGGTCCGAGTGGCCATCAAGGTGATTGCCCGAG ATGACCTGCACCAGCACACGTTCCAGGCGGAGATCCAGGCCATGAAGAAGCTGCGGCATAAGCACATCCTGGCCCTGTACGCCGTGGCATCCGTGGGGGACCCCGTGTACATCATCACGGAGCTCATGCCTAAGGGGAGCCTTCTGGAGCTGCTGCGTG ACTCTGATGAGAAAGCCCTCCCTGTCTCGGAGCTGGTGGACATTGCAACACAGGTGGCCGATGGCATGTACTACCTGGAGTCAAAGAACTATATCCACCGGGACCTGGCAGCCAGGAACATCCTTGTGGGGGACAACAACATCTGCAAAGTGGGGGACTTCGGGCTGGCCAGGCTCATCAAG GAGGACATCTACCTGTCCCACGACCACAATGTCCCCTACAAGTGGACGGCCCCTGAAGCACTCTCCCGAGGGCACTACTCAACCAAGTCGGATGTCTGGTCCTTTGGGGTGCTCCTCCAcgaaattttcagcaggggtcaGATGCCCTATCCAG GCATGTCCAACCATGAGGCCTTCCTGAGGGTGGATGCTGGCTACCGCATGCCCTGCCCCCCAAAGTGCCCCCCCACCATGCACAAGCTGATGCTGACCTGCTGGCAGCAGGACCCCGAGCAGAGGCCCTCCTTCCGAGCCCTGAGGGAGAAGCTCTTCAGTTTCGCCAGGTACGAGAATccgctctga
- the LOC100672386 gene encoding protein-tyrosine kinase 6 isoform X2, whose product MVVGHSAGLSRQGPGPGLRAPQLLGGEGDGGVRAVVLRPHLSLRGPAPAPGRWQRDGGLPGESQREARRRLCTLRLHELVDYHRAQDLSHGLRLTKPCWKHEPKPLPHCDDWERPREQFTLCRKLGSGYFGEVFEGLWKGQVRVAIKVIARDDLHQHTFQAEIQAMKKLRHKHILALYAVASVGDPVYIITELMPKGSLLELLRDSDEKALPVSELVDIATQVADGMYYLESKNYIHRDLAARNILVGDNNICKVGDFGLARLIKEDIYLSHDHNVPYKWTAPEALSRGHYSTKSDVWSFGVLLHEIFSRGQMPYPGMSNHEAFLRVDAGYRMPCPPKCPPTMHKLMLTCWQQDPEQRPSFRALREKLFSFARYENPL is encoded by the exons ATGGTGGTGGGCCACTCGGCTGGACTCAGCAGACAGGGGCCTGGCCCAGGGCTACGTGCCCCACAACTACTTGGCGGAGAAGGAGACGGTGGAGTCAGAGCC GTGGTTCTTCGGCCGCATCTCTCGCTCCGAGGCCCTGCACCGGCTCCAGGCAGATGGCAACGAGACGGGGGCCTTCCTGGTGAGAGTCAGCGAGAAGCCCGGCGCCGACTATGTACTCTCCG CCTGCATGAGCTTGTGGACTACCATCGTGCCCAGGACCTGTCCCACGGCCTCCGGCTCACCAAGCCCTGCTGGAAG CATGAGCCCAAGCCGCTGCCCCACTGTGACGACTGGGAGCGTCCCAGGGAGCAGTTTACACTCTGCAGGAAGCTGGGCTCCGGTTACTTCGGGGAGGTCTTTGAAGGGCTTTGGAAAGGGCAGGTCCGAGTGGCCATCAAGGTGATTGCCCGAG ATGACCTGCACCAGCACACGTTCCAGGCGGAGATCCAGGCCATGAAGAAGCTGCGGCATAAGCACATCCTGGCCCTGTACGCCGTGGCATCCGTGGGGGACCCCGTGTACATCATCACGGAGCTCATGCCTAAGGGGAGCCTTCTGGAGCTGCTGCGTG ACTCTGATGAGAAAGCCCTCCCTGTCTCGGAGCTGGTGGACATTGCAACACAGGTGGCCGATGGCATGTACTACCTGGAGTCAAAGAACTATATCCACCGGGACCTGGCAGCCAGGAACATCCTTGTGGGGGACAACAACATCTGCAAAGTGGGGGACTTCGGGCTGGCCAGGCTCATCAAG GAGGACATCTACCTGTCCCACGACCACAATGTCCCCTACAAGTGGACGGCCCCTGAAGCACTCTCCCGAGGGCACTACTCAACCAAGTCGGATGTCTGGTCCTTTGGGGTGCTCCTCCAcgaaattttcagcaggggtcaGATGCCCTATCCAG GCATGTCCAACCATGAGGCCTTCCTGAGGGTGGATGCTGGCTACCGCATGCCCTGCCCCCCAAAGTGCCCCCCCACCATGCACAAGCTGATGCTGACCTGCTGGCAGCAGGACCCCGAGCAGAGGCCCTCCTTCCGAGCCCTGAGGGAGAAGCTCTTCAGTTTCGCCAGGTACGAGAATccgctctga